One Camelus bactrianus isolate YW-2024 breed Bactrian camel chromosome 26, ASM4877302v1, whole genome shotgun sequence genomic window, GGTACCAAGAAGGAGGAGGTGGCCCGGTGTTCTGAGGCCCGACAGCGCCGATGATGGGGAGGGAAACACGGCAGCACGCACTTGGTGACACCAGGAATGAGGGGGAGGGCATCTTGATTGAATCAAGGTTGCCATGAATTTTAGAAATACTCCAGGAAACACATTTCTAACATTTTCCAGGAATTATTTTACAGCTCTCGTTTTTAGGGAATCCTACCTATAATCGGGAGGCCAAGAGAAGAGAGTGCCTGGGGAGATTATTAATTTGAAGTATAAGCTgagtcatttgaaaaaaaaaaaaatcgtattCTAGATGAACAAGTATAAGGGTAGAAGCTGACTACCGAGTCCTCCACTGGGGAATTTCAGCTTCCCCAGCCCAGACACTTCTTAAAAGAAACCCCCAGTGTAGCTCTGCCAGCataaaaggcttttaaaataaacagttttaTATAAGTTAAATCATACTTATCCCTCAGTCTGTAACACCGGGAGAAGCCGTTTTTGATGAGCCATCTTACATAGCAagtaaaatcaattttttttaagagatgcaAAAATCATCTTAAAGGAAtgtgcccctcaaaaaaaaaaaaagaaacacaagttCTATTCCTAAGCTAGAGTCCTCATTGGtaagaacttttattttcttgaaagtaattatacatattttagaaagttCGTTTTATCAGAatcaaaattcaaattaacaaGGTTTGAGCTTAGAACTTCAATTACTTTTTCCTAAGTGTCCcagcatttatataaaatgtcttaTATAAAATCTTTAAAGCAATAACGTGGCACCACTCTGAACAAAAGCCAGCCTCATTAGTTGACTGAGCACAGTCCTCCTGGGCCACCCAGCTTATCCTGCTAGATGGCTGAGGAGAACCAGGAGAGGTCAAGGTCAAATGTGAAAAAGACGTTTATTTAATGTAGAGTTAAGTGAAGGTCAGCTGTTTTCAGCTTCTTAGTTTGACCATGAAAATGTTTATAGAACTATGTGTAGTTGTACCGTAcgattttgttttcttcacttatttatttacgGTCTTATTTATGTTCTGTTTAATATATAGTTCGGTTCTGGCCATCTTAAATGTTTGACATAGAAGAGGCTATATTGGAATATTTACAGCTTTATAAATTCCATCAGATTAGCTGTAAACTTTTTGTAATACAAAGAGTTTCAGACAAGtgttaaagaataaaatctgTCTCAGGCTGGTAGTTAACCGTTGTGACCAAgatgcttttggtttcattttacaACATTTGCTCATTTCTAACATGAGAGACGAATTTAATATAATCCTTTTCCACACTTTAAAAATCAGCAATAGTATTATGTATTTATAGGCAGCTTTTAACAATCCTGTCATATTTGTACTAACCCAATGATTCACAGtgacaaaacattttaataactTGACCACAAAACCATATGGACAAACATGACTTTTAATActataaatactattttttaaaggtagaatTTATTCTTCCCAGggtaaaaagaatgtaatattTAGTTCTCAAGTTTGAATTATCAGTATGTTATTATCATTTTGTATATCAGAATCTGTTACAGGTACAAAAAAAAGTTGCTAGCCAAATGAACAAAGTTTAGCTGAATCTCTGTAGCATGCaaatcaaataaatttaaaatctttttttttggtattacttTATATTGTATTAAACATCAAAAGCTCAGGACTGAACTAAATATTTAATCAGGTTAAATTCTGaatatgtttgttttaatttgtcttGTTTGTAAAAGTATGCAAATACATCACATAGATTAACTCTGGTTTCTGcacttttcatgtgtttgtgggtggggaaaaaaattctgtttttttttttttaacaaagatatCTATTGCCTAATACTTTATTTCAGTGTCGTTTATTGTTCAGTTGTTTCCCTGATTGGCAAAAACACAGAAGTTTACTTGAACCAGGTACCAAACAAATGTAAAATCTTTAATGAAGAATCCCCCAAGCCAGCAGCTTGTTGTGAATAATTCTTGGTTGGACCATATGtattgctgatttaaaaaaaaaaaaaaaaaaaggctctgcCCACACCCCCCAGTCCTGCCCTGCAGCGCCCCCTGTGGCTGAGCTACCTACTGCAGGCCACAGGACCCAGGAGCAAAAGCACATGTGTGCGGTAGATTCTACATGAATCTTCAGAGCAGGAGACTGCCCACCTCTGCTCCTGACATAATAAAGAAGGCATGAATGAAGGTGTCTGACTTTTGGAAGAGGCTTCACAGAGGCCCTGAGGTCTCCAATTAAAAAGGAGATGATGTGGTGGGGTGGGTgtatagctcagtcgtagagggcatgcttagcatgcacgaggtcctgggttcaatccccagtacctccattaaaaaacaaagaaagttaTTCCTTTAAACAAAAAGTGATGATGTGTCCCCTGTACCGCACCTCTCAAGCTTTCAGAGAGCCAGCAATGTTTTTGGTATAATTAGATGCCGtaccttttaaataaataagcatcCTGACTTTAGTTTCAGTATAATAGGTGATCTTAAACACTTGAAAGAAGTAAATGATTAGCAGTAACATTTCTAGTTGCCAAAATGATTCACCTCTATGAATAACACCTTGGAAAGACTTGTGAGTACTAATATAACGTTTTATTTACCAGTTCTGTGCAATCACTGAATctgttttaaaattgagaaacCTCATCCACAGTAATGAGTATGATTATTAAGTCTCGACTGGTTTTGGTCTGAGTAGAATATAAAAGTGGTTTCCCATCTTAGAAAGAATTTATAATTTCAGAAGCGATAAGGGaaaatgcattttagaaaatCAAAAGCATAGTGAAACGTGTGACTGTGGAACAAGGAATCCTACCAAATCATCTGAGGAGTAAACATCACTGATCCCTTCCAGTTTAGAGTTTCAGGTGAGTGGTTTTCATCTCCAGGTGTAGATGGTGGTGCTGCATCTCTGCCACTGCATAGTGGCCGGAAGCTAGGGGGGCCCGGGTCCCACAGGCTGCCCAGTTTAGCAGACACCCTCCTAGCAGGAGAGAAAAGCCAGCAAACCAGCCGATAAAGAGGGATTCCCCAAACTCCCACCTGGGCACAATCTCTGGGACGGTCTCATCCCAGAACTCCCAGACTGTCATGTGGGCGACCCAGGAGACAGGAACAAGGCCTGCAATGCCCGCTGTCCAGGACAGAATTCCTCCCAGGATTAACAGCCGCTTCTTGAGATCTTGCTGTCTCTCTCCAATTCTCAAGCAGTCCAGGCCAAACCCCGAGAACAGCAGGCCCAGGAATCCCAGCCCGTTCGACATGAACATTAAAATCCTGGAGATCCTGAGCTCGGCAGGCAAAGCCAGGAAAGAATCAAAGTCCTTGCATTGCATCCCCACTTCCTCTTGGATGACGCAGGTTTGCCAGAGTCCCATGGTCcagttttccatttcatttaagtCCAGGTTGAGGTTCTTCCATTGTGGCAGGTAGTTTGTAAGACAGGATAAAACCCATCCCAGCAAAGATAATGCAATTCCAGCTAACTGTGCCACAGCTCTAAATACTAAAGCCATTATAAAGCCCTGCGACCTTAAGTCAGACTAATCCCTGCCTTTCAGTGGCTGCGAAAAGAAGTGTGACACTTGTGTCATCCCTTACAGAGCTCAGAAGTATTTTTTCATTGTGTATTTAGGAGGATTCTTGCCAGAGTTGCTATTGTTCGATTCTATGTTGAATAGGTCAGAAAAGGATAGGGAAATAATTCTGCAAACCAGTAATGCCAAGGTGCGGCCCAGATCATGTTCACGTCCTATGGGCTGCATTTGATAGTAAGCAGTTTGTCCCCAAAATAACATTAAGTGGTGATAACCCTCCTCTCATTGCTAACATATAAATGGCTTTCATGTTGTTGCCAACCTTTCTAGCAAGTCAAGGAAATAAGAAGTCTTACATGCAAGATGCTTCATTGACAGTTTTCATTCAGTTTCTGCCGCTTTGTATCTTACTAATTGCACCTGTCATATTTTCATGGGTTAAAAGGTCTCACATTTCAACATACACGTTGTGGTTATACTAAGTGTTATCATTTTTTTGAATACGTTCAAGAAAAGTGTTTCTTAACCAAGTAAGTCAGTCTTCTCAGAAATCTCTCCTGGAGAACTTAcatcaggctttaaaaaaaataaaatccgtTAGGATACATATATCCCATAACACATGAAACAATTCTGAACTAAATATCAAGTCTGTTTACCTACATGCCTTCCAGTCAGCTCCAGGCACGTGGGCATAAATACttgctatttttgtttctttgcttaaaTATGCTTTCCATGCCTGCAAAGTAGAAGCAGTAGGGCCTTGCAGGGTAGTCACCCTCTCTGTTGGTTCATCCCTATGCTTGCTGTTTTTAACTGAACAAAGGAAAGGTTTTATTAGGGCAGATGAGCTGGATATTAAGCAAAAGATTTTTGCaagtgtttatctttttaaaatatgaagttttTGAGAGAAGAGATTGGCCAGTATTTTAAATCTGAGGGTATCACGAAGCACTACAAGCTTCAGCCTCATAAAGTCCTGCCATACAGAGTTCCCAGTAATTTCCTAAACACAAACCACCTCTGTTCAAAAAAAGACCAAGTTACTGTTGTGGAAATAACACTTTGGATAGGATTAACGTGTGGTTTTGCTAGTGTAGAATGCTTATTGGATTTCAGgttgttagtttttttcttcAGGAAACAGGAACTAAGTATTATCAATTTCAGCTCCcaacaaaacccaaaaaggtTTCTATTATCAAATTTACATGTTAAAGCTTAATACTGATCATCTTGGACAACTGCTACCACATTTTGATTTAAATAGCCAGATCAGTgagagttttttgttgttgttgttcataatTTTCTTTAAGACATAGATTTGCATCTTTCTTACTTCCCCAGACTTTGGGGGGATGGGGTATCTAGGCTAGAAAAGTAGTTATCTAATGAGAAAATGTGAGTAGTACAGATTTAGTTACATAACAAAGACCCATTTATCATGCAGACCCCTCCGTGACAGCTGAGGTAGGAGGTACATCTCTCTGGTCTGGTCAAAGTCTTACAGTTTAGGATCAGCACGTCCATTTTCCAGGCAGGAACACTGAGTTTGCATCTCTGACACTGCATAGTGGCCGGAAGCTAGGGGGGCCCGGGTCCCACAGGCTGCCCAGTTTAGCAGACACCCTCCTAGCAAGAGAGAAAAGCCAGCAAACCAGCCGATAAAGAGGGCTTCCCCAAACTCCCACCTGGGCACAATCTCTGGGACGGTCTCATCCCAGAACTCCTGGACTGTCACGTGGGCGACCCAAGAGACGGGAACGAGGCCTGCAATGCCCGCTGTCCAGGACAGAATTCCTCCCAGGATTAACAGCCGCTTCTTGAGATCTTGCTGTCTCTCTCCAATTCTCAAGCAGTCCAGGCCAAACCCCGAGACCAGCAGGCCCAGGAATCCCAGCCCGTTCGACATGAACATTAAAATCCTGGAGATCCTGAGCTCGGCAGGCAAAGCCAGGAAAGAATCAAAGTCCTTGCATTGCATCCCCACTTCCTCTTGGATGACGCAGGTTTGCCAGAGTCCCATGGTCcagttttccatttcatttaagtCCAGGTTGAGGTTTTTCCAATGTGGCAAATAAGTTGTAATAACGGATAAAACCCATCCCAGCAAAGACAGTAAAATTCCAACGAATTGCATCACTGCTCTAAAGACTAAAGCCATTGCCACCAATCTGAGAACTCTTGCCACCCCTATAGGAGCCGCCGTCTTTGCGGTGGACAGCAGCGTGATGCTCTTAGTTCTACGCTGCCTGGGGAATATAAGCTTTGGTCGTTAACCCTTTGCGCACTCTGAAATGCGTTTTTGTTCTTCTCGAATATAATGTTTCATGTAAAGGACGAAGGACTCTGTTAAAGCTATGAGTTAGGCTTTCTGATAAGGATTTGATTTGTTACCTTCCAAATTGCTTGGTAAAATTATATCCCCAATGCTTGATGATTATAAATCTAAGGATGAACAAAGAGGTCTCTATGACCCCTCACCCTAAAATACAACAGAAATCTTTGTGCTTCAATATGGATTAATTAGATTTTAAGTGGTGATAAAAAGCCAGCCCTTTCAACAACAGGACCTCATTGTCGTAGCTGAATCTGAGATTTCAGGGATGCAAAACAAGACCTTGTAAAGAAAGGTAGACTGTTTGCCTATAATCTTTATTCTTCTCGGACTTCCTCAACCTACACAAGAGCCTGGCCTGCGTTCTTGAGTGTCACAGGGACTTGGCTGGGACTTGGCAGAAAAGTTGCCCGCAGATTCCTTTGAAAGGTAGAGGCTGGTTCACTgggttaattaaaatgaaaaagaccaaGGCTGTGTCCAGAGGTACAAAGAAAGGGAGCAGCCCACGAGGCTCAGGACTTCACGCTGAGATTCTCTCCATCCTCGGTAAGGACCTGGGGTGAAGCATGATCTCGTAATATCTGAGAGGTATCCTTTGTCCACAGCTGAGCTGTCTTCACTGTCATTTAAGCCACATCAACCAAGCAACATCAAACATGGCGACTCCCGCCAATTCCAAGACAGAACAGCCACCAGGGCGCCGACCTTTGAGGCATCGTCTTGTTTGTGTGTCTGATTTAAGCCACACCTGAGAGCAAACTTCAGCAGAACATGACCCCTCAGAACGCAGGGCCTCACAGGACAGGGGGAGAGGCCACGTGCCCGACCTTCCCACGGCTGCCTCAGGCTCCGCTTGGTCCAGCTTCTCCCCACAGGGCCCCTGGGCTCCTGCACCCACAGCCAGAGGCAGGACCTGAGAGCCCTGCCTGGATCAGGAAAGACACACAGGTTCCTAAAGTGGAGCCACTACCCTGGAAGATTCTAACCCATGAAACAGAACCACTGCCCATCACATTTCTAGTCCAGGATTGGAGAAGAAGCTTTACGATGTGGCTCAGTGGAGGCGGGAGAGCCGGCGCCTGATCCCGATAAACCAAAGTGAGCCCGAGAGTCGGGTCAGAAGACGCGTCTTCACCATTTTCCATCATCAGGTACTAAACAAGAAGACGAATTCTTTCTTTCACAGTTTTTCAGAATCCCTCAGGATTCATAGCTGGCCTCAGTGTACTGAAACAAGAAGTTGTTCAAGTTTGCACAGGACATAGGGGTCCAGAAAGGGCTAGAGATGTGCCCAGGGCCTCACACCAGGAGGCGGGATAATGACGGCCTAGAACGTTCCTCCCAGGAGGCAGTCAAGTTGACAAAAGCTCTCGAGAGCAATCATTAACAACCATGGGGAGATGGCTGCAACTcaacaaaaaatggaaaggagCAGGCTGCTCTGTGAGGGGCGGAGCTCCCCCCACCTCAACCCACCCCCCAGGTCGGTCAGTCACGCACGTGGACTTTGCTCAGACACCAGAGGTGTCTTTACAAGGTGATTCTCACCTGTCAGGGCTCCGGGGAGGAATTTCTACTGTGGTGGGGGTTGGAACTGAATAACCTCCaactcatttattctttcagtatgttttaaaaaaaaaaattgagcaccTCCTACTGGCCAGGCAGTAAATGCTGAAGACACAAGACCCGTAAGGATGCAGACcctccccctacccctgccctTGGGGGCTCACCCTCCAGCAGCCAGAGACCTTCAGGAAATGAGTAAAAACAcacattcaaagaaataaaaagagtggAGGTGTGAGTGCTGCAGGCGGAGGAAACCCCAGCGCAGCAGCCCTGAGACTGAGCAGCACGAGGCCGCCTGCCCTGGCTGGGGGGAGAGCGGGCTCCCATCTCCCCATCTCAGGTCCGGGATCAACTGCTCTGACCCTGGCGCTCCCAGAGCACAGATGAGACTGTACTTCAGCCAGAACACAACTATGACGAGGGTTCAGCATACGGAGGACTGCGTTCTCCCCGCCTCGGgaacatagatttaaaaaacaaaacaaaaacagcaacaaagaaACTCATAAGCAGAGCCTGAGAGGCCCACAGATTATGTACATTTCCGACGGGCCAAAGGTTAGGGTGACCAGCCATCCACGtctgcccaaagccacacatcCTGGGAAACCTCCCGGTCCAGGGCAAGGGTCGACAAACATTCCCAAGTAAACTATCCCAAAATGTAGTCATTTAAGCCCATAGTCAGCCATGCACGTGTACTTTGCTCAGGCATCCGCAGTCAGTAGGGACAATTTGTCTCTGTCCTTAGTGGTGTCAGCTGAGGCTGAATGACCTTTTATGACCTGGTCTTGGAAGCCACCGAGCTGCACAGATGACGCAGTTCAAGGAGAGTAACAGCAGGCTCCTGGAAGGGCTTGTGGGACGGGAAGTACTTTTGTGGCCATTACTAGAAAATAAATCTAT contains:
- the LOC105067696 gene encoding claudin-22, with product MALVFRAVAQLAGIALSLLGWVLSCLTNYLPQWKNLNLDLNEMENWTMGLWQTCVIQEEVGMQCKDFDSFLALPAELRISRILMFMSNGLGFLGLLFSGFGLDCLRIGERQQDLKKRLLILGGILSWTAGIAGLVPVSWVAHMTVWEFWDETVPEIVPRWEFGESLFIGWFAGFSLLLGGCLLNWAACGTRAPLASGHYAVAEMQHHHLHLEMKTTHLKL
- the LOC105067695 gene encoding putative claudin-24 gives rise to the protein MALVFRAVMQFVGILLSLLGWVLSVITTYLPHWKNLNLDLNEMENWTMGLWQTCVIQEEVGMQCKDFDSFLALPAELRISRILMFMSNGLGFLGLLVSGFGLDCLRIGERQQDLKKRLLILGGILSWTAGIAGLVPVSWVAHVTVQEFWDETVPEIVPRWEFGEALFIGWFAGFSLLLGGCLLNWAACGTRAPLASGHYAVSEMQTQCSCLENGRADPKL